A window of the Desulforapulum autotrophicum HRM2 genome harbors these coding sequences:
- a CDS encoding ExeA family protein: MYNTYFGFKEKPFKLVPNPEFLFLGKSHEEALAHLTYATTQGDGFVEITGEAGTGKTTLCRVFLENLDPGVDAAFIFNTNLDALGLLRAVNKELAIDATADTPTELVETLNHFLVENSRRGRSVILLIDEAQNLSIETLEQLRMLSNLETTKNKLIQIILVGQPELETLLGSHALRQLGQRINLSCRLLPMSLNETRAYINHRVNVASRREANLFAPGAQRSIYRYSGGIPRLINIACDRALVVAYSQNRPRIARSTARLAIHELSSRGQGRRPALATAGRFLLPGLIALVIGLLVFHRQISFLPFSSPPLSVQNAQQSTGTDVPVNLPLSTPSPTMDTLLPIVPGIKKKVTQGPIRYQKTVRHYLAENSPTATRETTLGRVISIWKQQITPTITPMVSQIQADHDFFKIGAMEQGLAVIRLKQDVSIIKALNLPVILPFILPDQNTKGYLLVSAIADQNEWIITAGEALDACRILPETLAPFLTGMAYIPFRESPGLSGIISKRSPGSQIINLKLLLKAIGFQGINLTADYDDRVKQAIIEIQSENGITVDGLAGPMTRILLYNRVSSFSTPHLRSPGKP, from the coding sequence ATGTACAACACCTATTTCGGTTTTAAGGAAAAGCCCTTTAAACTTGTCCCCAACCCTGAATTCCTCTTTCTCGGGAAAAGCCATGAAGAGGCCCTTGCCCACCTCACCTATGCCACCACCCAGGGAGATGGGTTTGTGGAAATAACAGGGGAAGCCGGTACGGGCAAGACCACCCTGTGCCGTGTATTCCTGGAAAACCTTGATCCAGGTGTAGATGCCGCATTTATCTTTAACACAAACCTGGATGCCCTGGGGCTCTTAAGGGCCGTCAACAAAGAACTCGCCATTGACGCCACAGCCGACACCCCCACCGAACTCGTTGAAACCCTGAACCATTTTCTCGTTGAAAACAGCCGCCGGGGAAGATCGGTGATTCTTCTCATTGACGAAGCCCAGAATCTCAGCATCGAAACCCTGGAACAGCTAAGAATGCTCTCCAACCTGGAGACCACAAAGAACAAGCTGATCCAGATCATCCTGGTCGGTCAGCCTGAACTTGAAACGCTTCTGGGCTCCCATGCCCTTCGCCAGCTGGGCCAGCGCATCAACCTGAGCTGCCGCCTGCTGCCCATGAGCCTCAATGAGACCCGGGCATATATCAACCACCGCGTCAATGTGGCATCCAGAAGAGAGGCCAATCTCTTTGCCCCGGGTGCCCAACGGTCGATCTACCGCTATTCCGGAGGCATACCAAGACTGATAAACATTGCCTGTGACCGGGCACTGGTTGTGGCTTACAGCCAGAACCGCCCCAGGATCGCACGGTCCACGGCAAGGCTTGCCATCCACGAACTTTCATCTCGCGGGCAAGGGCGACGGCCCGCCCTGGCAACGGCTGGAAGATTCTTACTCCCGGGGCTGATTGCCCTGGTGATAGGCCTCCTGGTTTTCCACAGGCAGATTTCGTTTCTTCCTTTTTCTTCACCCCCTTTGTCTGTCCAGAACGCCCAGCAAAGCACAGGGACAGACGTTCCAGTCAACCTCCCGTTATCAACGCCGTCCCCAACAATGGACACGCTTTTACCGATTGTTCCTGGAATCAAAAAAAAGGTTACACAAGGCCCGATCCGATATCAAAAAACCGTTCGGCACTACCTTGCTGAAAACAGCCCCACCGCCACCCGGGAGACCACCCTGGGTCGTGTAATCTCAATATGGAAACAGCAGATTACCCCCACCATCACCCCCATGGTCAGCCAGATCCAGGCAGACCATGACTTTTTCAAAATAGGGGCCATGGAACAGGGATTGGCGGTAATCCGCCTTAAACAAGACGTTTCAATAATCAAGGCACTCAACCTGCCCGTTATCCTTCCCTTTATCCTTCCAGACCAGAACACGAAGGGCTACCTGCTGGTTTCAGCCATAGCAGACCAGAACGAGTGGATCATCACGGCAGGAGAGGCTCTGGACGCCTGCAGAATCCTGCCCGAAACGCTTGCCCCCTTTTTAACCGGGATGGCCTATATCCCGTTCCGGGAGAGCCCAGGGCTAAGCGGTATCATCTCAAAGCGTTCCCCTGGCTCCCAGATTATCAACCTGAAGCTTCTCCTGAAAGCCATTGGGTTTCAAGGCATCAACCTGACCGCTGATTATGACGACAGGGTCAAACAGGCCATCATTGAAATCCAATCAGAAAACGGAATCACCGTCGACGGGCTTGCCGGCCCCATGACCAGGATCCTTCTCTACAACAGGGTAAGCTCATTTTCCACGCCCCATTTAAGGAGTCCAGGCAAACCGTGA
- a CDS encoding MFS transporter, which translates to MEKKPFQTTNVVLLSFSHFVHDIYTSFLAPLLPLIIDKLSISLGQAGVLSTMLQLPALLNPLIGALVDKKRLARWLVILTPSLTAVPMSLVGNVDSFAALLFLFLLAGTSVALFHVPAPVLICQASGNQVGRGMSFYMAGGEAARMLGPLIGVGFVSLFGLDHFYPVMLFAIATSILLFLKLAPVEITPPPAKKATFSSAFTILGPVLVPLAGILSARAFMHSAMAVFLPVFVERQTGNLWLAGSALACYEAMGVVGVLTSGTLSDRMGKRRILFIALAAAPVTLLGFVMSTGVIRFTMLLLTGFFILSTTPVMLAVVQKAGKESPAAANGLFMMVSFVVRSFTIVAVGIIGDHTGLETMYVISALAGFCALPFLAKLKV; encoded by the coding sequence ATGGAAAAAAAGCCCTTCCAGACCACCAACGTCGTTCTTCTCTCATTTTCACACTTTGTCCATGACATTTACACAAGCTTTCTTGCACCCCTTCTGCCTTTGATCATTGACAAACTCAGCATCAGCCTCGGCCAGGCTGGGGTGCTGTCTACCATGCTCCAGTTACCCGCCCTGCTCAACCCCCTGATCGGCGCCCTTGTGGATAAAAAAAGACTTGCACGTTGGCTTGTCATTCTAACCCCCAGCCTCACGGCCGTTCCCATGAGCCTTGTGGGAAATGTGGACTCATTTGCAGCACTCTTGTTTCTATTTCTCCTGGCAGGGACCAGCGTGGCCCTGTTCCATGTACCAGCCCCGGTTCTCATCTGCCAGGCATCGGGCAATCAGGTGGGCCGGGGAATGAGCTTCTACATGGCAGGCGGCGAGGCTGCAAGAATGCTCGGACCGCTGATTGGCGTTGGTTTTGTCAGCCTGTTCGGCCTGGATCACTTTTATCCGGTCATGCTCTTTGCCATTGCCACCTCGATCCTGCTCTTCCTGAAACTCGCCCCGGTGGAAATAACGCCCCCACCCGCAAAAAAAGCAACTTTTTCCTCAGCATTTACCATTCTCGGGCCGGTCCTTGTTCCCCTGGCCGGCATCCTTTCGGCCAGGGCCTTCATGCATTCGGCCATGGCCGTGTTTCTTCCCGTATTTGTGGAACGGCAGACCGGGAACCTCTGGCTTGCCGGATCTGCCCTTGCCTGCTATGAGGCCATGGGCGTGGTCGGTGTTCTTACCAGTGGAACCTTGAGTGACCGCATGGGCAAGCGCCGCATTCTTTTCATTGCCCTTGCCGCAGCCCCGGTCACACTTCTGGGTTTTGTGATGTCAACAGGCGTCATACGTTTTACCATGCTCCTTTTGACCGGCTTCTTTATCCTCTCAACAACACCCGTGATGCTGGCCGTTGTGCAAAAGGCAGGTAAGGAAAGTCCCGCTGCCGCAAACGGTCTATTCATGATGGTTTCTTTTGTGGTAAGATCATTCACCATTGTGGCGGTGGGCATCATCGGCGACCATACGGGCCTTGAGACCATGTATGTAATTTCGGCCCTGGCAGGATTTTGTGCCCTGCCCTTTCTCGCAAAACTCAAGGTCTGA